The proteins below are encoded in one region of SAR324 cluster bacterium:
- the era gene encoding GTPase Era, with product MITFAPPAAPSADGQDSLTRAGFIGLIGRPNVGKSTLLNRLIGQKLAITANKPQTTRNRLLGIRTIGSSQLIFIDTPGIHASSHIMNQKMVSYAVETLQETDFNLMLVEPLRPGQDVPAEDQLVLQHLQGRASNTILAINKVDGLPYEAILQSLERYRQLAEFAELIPISALKSHNLERLWELLLKCLPENPFFFAEDQLTDASERFLCGELVREQLFRHLQQELPYSVAVQVESFEETPKRLHIVANIIVERESQKGIIIGHKGQQLKKIGTAARQRIETLLGQSVYLSLQVRVLKQWSRHEHYLQAFGMK from the coding sequence ATGATCACCTTTGCTCCTCCTGCAGCCCCTTCGGCTGATGGTCAGGACTCCCTGACCCGTGCTGGCTTCATTGGCCTGATTGGTCGTCCGAACGTAGGCAAGTCGACCCTGCTCAATCGCCTAATCGGACAGAAACTGGCGATCACAGCAAACAAGCCACAGACTACACGCAATAGACTACTGGGCATCCGCACCATCGGTTCCTCACAGTTGATCTTCATCGACACTCCCGGCATCCATGCCTCCAGTCACATCATGAATCAAAAGATGGTGAGTTACGCTGTTGAGACTCTGCAGGAGACCGACTTCAACCTGATGCTTGTTGAACCTCTGCGTCCCGGACAAGATGTCCCTGCAGAAGACCAACTGGTCCTACAGCACCTGCAAGGCCGAGCTAGCAACACGATCCTGGCGATCAACAAGGTTGATGGCCTTCCCTATGAGGCGATTCTGCAAAGCTTGGAACGCTATCGTCAACTCGCAGAATTCGCAGAATTGATTCCGATCTCTGCGCTCAAGTCGCACAACTTGGAACGTCTCTGGGAATTGCTGCTGAAGTGCCTGCCAGAAAATCCATTTTTCTTTGCGGAAGACCAACTGACGGACGCCTCGGAGCGGTTCCTCTGCGGAGAATTGGTGCGCGAACAGCTCTTCCGCCACCTGCAACAGGAACTTCCCTACTCTGTGGCCGTTCAGGTGGAATCTTTCGAAGAGACTCCCAAGCGACTGCACATTGTCGCCAACATCATCGTTGAGCGTGAATCGCAAAAAGGGATCATCATCGGTCACAAGGGCCAACAACTAAAAAAAATTGGGACTGCTGCCCGACAACGTATTGAGACTCTACTGGGACAGTCAGTTTATTTGTCGCTACAAGTCCGAGTACTCAAGCAGTGGAGTCGCCATGAACACTATCTGCAGGCTTTCGGGATGAAATAA